In the genome of Amphiura filiformis chromosome 11, Afil_fr2py, whole genome shotgun sequence, the window gcgtatctgtgcgttaacaaattgcgcgatacgcatagcgcgatgcgttgttgcgcgtgtcaccccgctgatacaacaaagatttttctcttttaaaattgcaaacacgaatgaaatagtgaaataaaatccataaaatagcgcagttggagtttataaatctggattttctttccttgtatttataaaaaacataacaaagtaacaaatatcaaaaaagctcaattttgcgaaagaaacaacgtcttgagtacacagccgcgttaaatgcACAAGTTTCATAATTTCACTCTTGAGAAATCTTCTGATTACAGTTCACTTCAAGCAGTTACCACCACCAGAGTAAATAGTCACTTGTGGCTGAAGTACAAATTCTGCCTTACCACTGAGCATTTTCTCCATGATTGATAAACTGACTGTAAACCACTTCCATACCTCCCTTTCTAGTCTAGTCTACCTTGCTACTCTAACTAACAGCTGCATACCTGGCACACAAGAGTAGAAAActaaaaaagtacaattttaaaacatcaaATTGTATGGAATGCTTGAATGACAGGAATGGCTGGcttaattcgctgtagaagtgatgtaaggctaccatagcaatagatgaatacaatttttgaatagatcgccctgcactacaatgttcacacggtacctatgcattgaaccatagatgtcaaagaaatgctaatcactcgcacctgtaggaTTAGTATCTTgaaaaagagcagtattgtattcaatctacaatgcagacatacacaggtgatgagtggaatctgcttgtagtgtatggcaattttttcaaaaattcatctattgctatggtagttaatccaattattatgtcacttctacaGTGAATTGATAGAACACACAAAAGACTGGTATTTCTTCACTATAAGTGTAATTCTTGGAATGTTGTAATAAGACACTGCAAAAAGCTTGATAGAACATGGAGTGTTATGGAAAGAAAAAAGGAATATCTTCAACAGTTCCtgttgttaaccccctgagcactacctgtcgatctaacattgcctctgattggtcaattacatgatatcttcactttaatcaccaatcagaatggagctttgcaaataattcaccccaattttttttgtgaagtgaaattattctaacaatgttgccgattggtccaattgaaaatgaaaacttctttttggccaattggcaggtagttctcatagggttcaGCCTCCATATTTCCTTGAAAAGACAATACTTTTCTTACTTAGTGACAAACAGCCACATGAATTGCTGAATtgattaagtttgttgaaatCTCGTATCACAAAATAAGCCTTACCGTACCAAAAATAATATTTTCGTTAAAGTTGTACGATTCAAAACAACTTAGCGGTGCAACCCTAGTTTTCACTGTCTTTTTAACATCACATTTAGTACAAAGGTACATTATTGTacataaaaaacaaacatttgccCCATGGCAAATTTAGGTCATtcctttttttatgatttttctttttttgtatgaagaaataagaaaaatagcACCTTTTTCCCAAAATGTTGTCTTCAATGAGAAGTTGCATTGTAATTCAGTACAGGAATTATCATCATTTCTTGTTCATAATAATACTTAGCTGAGCTGTTACCTGTGGCAACGTTGTACAAatgaaatatgtgatgcgatcaagcaaaatcagttgaaactcggaaaatattgattttgagatatagccataaaaaggaaatatatcctttTGCTTCCTcttattttggaaactctttaattgttgAAACtcggaaaatattgattttgagatatagccataaaaaggaaatatatccttttgcttcctcttgttttggaaactctttaattgctcatatctttggaagtggttgttcaatttcaatgaggttttctgcaaaatacagctttgtatgTGCTTTTcactatcttataagaaactgaaaattttatatttccaagttccgactgattttgcttggtcgTATTATGACAAGCTATCATACACATCATAAACTAAAGTACATGCTGTCTGACCCATTACCAGTCTGGTCTTCCATTGATTTCCTCTTCCCAGCCATCCGTCTTCTCGTCATTGGCCTCGTTTCGTTTTCAACCCTTTGCAAAGGCGCCCTCAGCGCCTGTAATTGCAATTTTCCGTTCACGTCTATCTGAAAGCTCTTTCCTTTCACACGACGTAACCTCGGTGAGCGTTTGACAAGACAATTGGGATTTTCAGAGTTCTTTGCCGCGTTAGTGTCCATGGCATCGATATGTATTGAAAAGTTTGACAGCCGAGCGTTTCTTTGAGTGGGTTGTTGACTGCAGGATGGTCCTGGTTCATCGTGGACGGTAGCTTCTGAGCACACTACATTTGGTTTGGCTGGAGACATATCTGTggaaaaatttatgaaaatataaaatgaaatatcTGCCAAGCATGGTAAATGTggtcatttaatttaatttgttcaCATACACTTACGCACTCGCTTAAAGGTAGGTGGCCAGATTTTTTCGCAATGTGTTTTGCACCTCATAgtcattgaggcctgtaccatccaaaataatccaattcccaAGTTCTGAGGTAATTGCACTAGCCGTTTTGATTCACAATGGCCCATAAAAtggtatgtgtggtataccacaattggggatgaggctattactttttcattcataacatctaaatggAAAATAATTTGGGCCTAAAATTTCAccgggattatgagaaaaatacgagctttctgcggatgccaaaatctccattttggtaggaaaaagtgggggaatgaggctgtcgatTAGGACACCCATCTTTAgaacatttgtgacccatcacatcgaaacacggcagttgtcggaaactCACATTTGATAATAATGAAAATGTACctcgaaaaataaagaaaataataagaaatttgaaGTGTATTTGTCACATAATATTGCCATTCTACATGCGATATTAATGGAAAAggtgccattttaaagcttaaaacagTCCTTTAGTTTGGTAAGAAAtctacaagttcatttttgacgacaactgtcgtgtttcgatgtgatgggtcacatttttgCTTTTAGTTTTGAGCAAGAACACATCCGATTtggaggcataaaaataaaaaattgtatgatttttttttattacaatctAGCATCAATGAGGATTTCTATGCTGATGTGGCTGCACTGACCTGACAATACCACCATCAAAGTTGTAGAGCTACAAACTTTAGAACTCataattatgacaaaatattCAGCTAGACTTTAAATTTTTTTACTATTGCCAACCTAAGAGGTAAGATTTTAGGATGAgcatttaggattaggattagctcTTGAGGTGACGACCACTATTCCAAAGTCGTtccaaatataaagcaattaccgaatagggtgcaactctactagtcttattacaaggctgccccaccccaaccctaaactccgtaaacgagtactagactcaagtctagcaagttgcaccctattcggtaattgtacccaaaGTATTCTTCCACATACCTTGATAGTCCATAGCATCCATTTCTCCTTCGCTTTCTCCATCTCCTTCATATCCGGATCCAAGAGATGCAAAGCTATCATTCTTAGCAGGGAGTTCTTTGAAGCCGTTATCTATCTCCTGTTCCTCTACCTCAATGGTAGGAGTCACCACCCGCTTTTCTCTCTCAGCTTCTGCCTCTTGGGTCTTGGAATAACTGATGGGAAGAAAGCATGTACAAGTTTGTTATTTTCTGACACATGGAACAATTGGCAGTACCTACATTGGCAtgacaaataaaattgaatttgCACACGAGGAGCAAGCAGAAGGTGAAAGGTTCCGGttcctataggcaaaatatctaattctcgatcatgagagccaacttggggtcgatccttcatgtaattattttgtgtaagctaatcctaatcctaacccttaactaaccctaaccctaattataTTGTATagttacatgaaggagtaacccaacttgggtacgcacaggtgTTCAGTCacgtcgagcgtactacgcaaagacagCGCTTACAGCGCAAAGAGAATTAACCAATCATATGGTCGTTGCTAGACAAGGtgaaggttcggtcatgcaggtcacgCGACGGtgatattttgtgaaaagtacgctgacgcagaaggtacatcctttCATGattgagaatttgttattttgcctATAATTACATTGGGCTTGAACTGCTTCTTGCATGCATGAAAAATAAAACCGGGAGAGAGTTAGATCTCAGGATGCATTTTGACCAGCCACTCCCTTGTTTCTGCATCAACTTCAGCATGACCtttcagagatgccagtcagtttcactcaaaaaacctgaaaagcgtgtgaatgcaggccaaaaagcccaaaaacaaataaaaacgtgggaatttgaactcacaaaaaacctgaattcaggttaaaacctgaaaactggcatctctgacCTTTTGTTCCTACTGACTACACATCAATGTTTCAATTTTACTTCCTAGAACAACAACAATGACCATCACGAACGATCGAATAAATGTTTTGGACCTGCATGTCGCTCGTTTTATATGTAtgagaatgtgataattttgttgaTACTACACTAATAAACAAGAATCTGTAATAAATTATTAGCAAATTTTAAAATAAGCAAAGTTGTTTATAAATTCTTTATGAGAGTGGATTTGCAATTTACAcacttgaacatgctgaaattGAATACAGTCGGTAAAATACTTTAATTGTCTCGGTTAAAttgattgttttcttttttgatcGTAATAATTGTCCAATTGTTGTTAACAATTGCCTGAGCCTGGACCAGCATACTCTTCATGTGCCCATAAATCGAAGGCGTTTCCAATCTAGGAATTCACCATCACCAAAATCCTCACCTGCCAGATCTTTGTCGCCTTGACGGTGACAATACAAACGGTTCCATCTCCATGTGTGGCATGTCTAACAAGGCTTGATTCAGCGATGCGGCTTCCATGCTACCCTCCTCCACAACACACAGCATCATCCTTAGGTCTTCCTCGGAGATGATGTCTATCTTAGCAACCTGCTCCTGCTCGTTGTCTTGGTATCGTTCTTTGACCGCTGCCAAGATCACGTCCCTGTGATCTACCATTGGTTCCTCGTTGAAGCTGGAGGTGATCAGAGAgagcattttttattttcatatgcattttaaatcattaatatgtgaccgtccatgaCGAAATCAGTGTAAAGTTGCACATTTCAGTATCTTAGATTTTGAATTGGCTAAAATCCCCATAAAACAAGCTTTAACATGGTATATCACATTTCACAATTGCTTGTAAACTTGGTACTCAAAATtcaataatttgccttaaaatcctttgttttcaattgaattttatttgttttattgatCCATATCTCTGAATGTGTACTGGCACCTTTACACTGGGTTTgtcatggatggtcacatatgttgcTTTTGTTCTTTGTTGGAAAAAATCCTCAATGTTTGGAGGAGAAATTCAATATATATCTGAAAAGTTCACATTAAATCTTAACTGTCATATTTGGTCATTGGCACAACTGATGTCAGACAATTTtaaatcattaataataataCGCTGCTTTTGTTCTTTGTTGGAAAAATCCTCAATGTTTGGAAGAGAAATTCAATATAAATCTGAGAAGTTCACATTAAATCTGAACTGTCACATTGGGTCATTGGCACAACTGATGTCAGACATTTATAGTATTAATTGCATTATCAAGCTAAAACTGAAATATCAAAACGAAAAACACTTAGGGCTGGTAATTTGGCAAGAATATCAGAATCTATGCATCAATCAATCGGATGATGCTCCGTCAAATGAGTCTGAGGGAATCAATCTTTGATTCACATAAAGTGCAACCGAATGAGCCCTAGGGACGTCTCATTTTCCGGGCAAGCAGACGTGAGAACACTTCTCCTCTGATTCAAGAGCTGCACTGGTTGCCAGTCAAACAGCGACTCATATTTAAGACCCTTCTGCTTGCCTACAAGTGCCTGCACAATCAAGCCCCCATTTACCTCACTGAACTCCTTCACATTTACATTCCATCTGTCAACCTGCGTTCCGGGCACGACCAACCTCGCCTTGTTGTCAACAGAACTTTCACTACTCAAGGGGATCGCGCTTTCACACATGCTGCCCCAATGTTATGGAACACTTTACCAAATGTCATCAGAAACTCTATCACAGTTGCTTCTTTCAAGAGCCaaacaaaaactcatttattcCCGGACTAATTTCTTCCCCCATGTTTCATgctgctttgtttatttgtttaaattagtAATGTAAGATGtatagttttaagatattttttctgTAAAGCGCCGAGGTCGTGTTTTGCTCATGTTACAGCGCTATATAAAAgctgcttgttgttgttgttgttagggatgcaatcaaaacttgaccggtaGTCAAACGCTCGTTCCGGGTGGTTCCATCCGGTTGGagtcggtttctattgttctaaacaacggCAACCGCCAGTCAACCAGCGGTCATCCCCTAGGTACTTGCCAACACTTCAGGAGTTACAACTGGTCAAACAAATTGACACATATCATTATCATGTCAGTTCTTTGACATACTTACCATTTCTTATACAGGTGGAATACACATTCTGTGAGATCTGCAACTGTATAGCCTGTGTATTCAGCTATCCTCTCTGGCCATGGTTGATCTAAAAATGCAGGaaataagaatgaaaacaaaGTACTTGTCAATCAGAATCCTTGAATTCATCAGGCTGTGGTGCTATCTTATAAATTAACTGTTAAAACAACACAGTGCAAGCCAAATTTTCCCGACTCTAAAAGTAATACGTCGGCAGagtgagattttgacgaattatggaagattttgacgaattatggaaattggaaggccatataaaaacacacGTTTTAAACcaagtttttaagtttcaaaattgcttaattatattttaattaataaaataaaatatcgtaagtgcaatgcaattttaattaatgcatgcaagactatcgtatgtgccacttacgatagtcttgcacgctaattttgtttttcatttgctgtaagaccatcgtatgtgccacatacgctactttattgggcctaaacaacaaaatcacagaATGCTACAACATTGtatgcatcgtagtttgctcagggcaggtgcattttaaatcacccaccaTGTTTcctatagtacaagaaagccattgaacagtgtagcggttcgttcaagcatatcgatagatcagtccctcacctttgttgataaacaatgatgtcaatatGAAACCCCTTATTCTCACCTGAATATAACATCAATCTTGCTAATAACACGCATGCAGCAGCTATCTTCCCAAGAGGATAGGGTCCAAATTCAGCATACAGAAGACTAAGTTCACTTATGAATAGGGATAGACAGTGTGCTTTCTTGTTGTTTTCTACCAGCATACTGATTACTCCCAGGTAATCTAATACTATTGGCACCTGTTCATGACAAAGAAAGCGAGAAAAAACAATACAGTTACTTATTTTATGCATGAATAATTTACCAATTTCTCATGTAAAATAAGTTGCCTAAATTATAATGGTAATTTCAAATATGCCTATTCTGGTTGGGCTAACGTCACACAAGAGGGAAAAACCTTGTAAAATCAGTGCGCGCACGTGCAGTTCCACTTTAACAAGCTGGTTGCTATGCTCACGCGTGTATACCAAGGGGACAATGGTCCCTGACGTCTGAGTGAATACATAATCAtgggaaaatgtaaaaaacatgaaaatagtgCTATAACATTTCCCACATTTTTTTTTAAGTATTCCTGTAATTTCTTAACATGGGGAATCAAAATTCCTCCAAATGCAATAATTCctgtacaaaaaaaaaaccaaattgttAAAAAACATGAGCACAGGTGACAAGTGTTTACATGTAAAGAAACCTACCCTGATTTGTCCATGTAGAGTTGCTACGATATCTCCCATCATTCTTACTACTTCCTCATACTTATAAGCACCTTCTGTGAGCCAAGCTGCCTCCCTGATTGTGAAGATATCTTTCTCAAGCAGCCTACAATTTATCAAACAGGAAAGGAAAATGTTA includes:
- the LOC140164928 gene encoding cyclin-F-like, which encodes MEDSESSPRPYMLRKRRVKFCRRVSFYNLSQLPSEVLLQLFKYLPLKDLLSLRQVCTHFKWLIDCNTSLWTTATLVGEWPTAANYRHFEKAADHGNVEALLKLGVAYLYNEGTPKIESSTRETNGTKAAEYFHRAESLTPSNTFPFTWLFIRPPWSQNGSCCKAQVFNYLKNTCKDNQNASNSVLLCIAEIQRLLQEEGEESDETPQYWYRLAASHGSSYASYLLWQEQVKERPDSSTSLSSIRQLREIASQGCMVAHNHLLGAYGKGHYGGLDEQQVMKAVRSFVQSSRPTNSHNVFNVQTALTSSMRYILIDWLVEVSSTKEISRTTIHTVVHCVDRYLLSRPISRATLQLVGIAAMVLVSRLLEKDIFTIREAAWLTEGAYKYEEVVRMMGDIVATLHGQIRVPIVLDYLGVISMLVENNKKAHCLSLFISELSLLYAEFGPYPLGKIAAACVLLARLMLYSDQPWPERIAEYTGYTVADLTECVFHLYKKCFNEEPMVDHRDVILAAVKERYQDNEQEQVAKIDIISEEDLRMMLCVVEEGSMEAASLNQALLDMPHMEMEPFVLSPSRRQRSGSYSKTQEAEAEREKRVVTPTIEVEEQEIDNGFKELPAKNDSFASLGSGYEGDGESEGEMDAMDYQDMSPAKPNVVCSEATVHDEPGPSCSQQPTQRNARLSNFSIHIDAMDTNAAKNSENPNCLVKRSPRLRRVKGKSFQIDVNGKLQLQALRAPLQRVENETRPMTRRRMAGKRKSMEDQTGNGSDSMYFSL